One genomic region from Vibrio cyclitrophicus encodes:
- the tpiA gene encoding triose-phosphate isomerase, with protein sequence MRHPVVMGNWKLNGSKEMVVDLLNGLNAELEGVTGVDVAVAPPALFVDLAERTLTEAGSAIILGAQNSDLNNSGAFTGDMSPAMLKEFGASHIIIGHSERREYHNESDEFVAKKFAFLKENGLTPVLCIGESEAQNEAGETVAVCARQLDAVINTQGVEALEGAIIAYEPIWAIGTGKAATAEDAQRIHAQIRAHIAEKSEDVAKKVVIQYGGSVKPENAAAYFAQPDIDGALVGGAALDAKSFAAIAKAAAEAKA encoded by the coding sequence ATGCGTCATCCTGTAGTTATGGGTAACTGGAAACTAAACGGCAGCAAAGAAATGGTTGTTGATCTACTAAACGGTCTTAACGCTGAACTTGAAGGCGTAACAGGCGTAGACGTAGCAGTTGCTCCACCAGCACTTTTCGTTGATCTTGCAGAACGTACGCTTACTGAAGCGGGCAGCGCAATCATCCTAGGTGCTCAAAACTCTGACCTAAACAACAGCGGTGCATTCACTGGCGACATGTCTCCAGCAATGCTTAAAGAGTTCGGCGCATCTCACATCATCATCGGTCACTCTGAGCGTCGTGAATACCACAACGAATCAGATGAATTCGTTGCTAAGAAATTCGCATTCCTAAAAGAGAACGGCCTAACTCCAGTTCTTTGTATCGGTGAATCTGAAGCACAAAACGAAGCAGGCGAAACTGTTGCAGTATGTGCTCGTCAACTTGACGCTGTTATCAACACTCAAGGTGTTGAAGCTCTTGAAGGCGCTATCATCGCTTACGAACCAATCTGGGCTATCGGTACTGGTAAAGCAGCGACAGCTGAAGATGCACAACGCATCCACGCTCAAATCCGTGCACACATCGCAGAGAAATCTGAAGACGTTGCTAAGAAAGTTGTTATCCAATACGGCGGTTCTGTTAAACCAGAAAACGCAGCAGCTTACTTCGCACAACCAGACATCGACGGTGCTCTAGTTGGCGGCGCAGCGCTAGACGCGAAAAGCTTCGCAGCTATCGCTAAAGCAGCAGCTGAAGCAAAAGCTTAA
- a CDS encoding 5-carboxymethyl-2-hydroxymuconate Delta-isomerase, translating into MPNLVLEYSNSVDERVNIQGLLEDLHQVTLNCGLFDVPSVKSRSLRCHNWLVGDEEDNVDFVHISFELLSGRTEEQKRELSRLLMQTLQKQASHIRSLTVNIRDMDKSCFQKVIN; encoded by the coding sequence ATGCCGAACCTAGTTCTAGAGTACTCAAATTCAGTGGATGAGCGTGTGAATATCCAAGGTTTACTAGAAGATCTTCATCAAGTTACATTAAACTGTGGTTTGTTTGATGTTCCTTCTGTGAAGTCTCGTTCACTGCGCTGTCATAACTGGCTAGTCGGTGATGAAGAAGATAATGTGGACTTTGTTCATATTAGCTTTGAGTTACTTTCAGGGCGTACCGAAGAGCAAAAAAGAGAATTGTCCCGTCTGTTAATGCAAACCTTACAAAAACAGGCAAGCCATATCCGAAGCCTAACGGTCAACATACGAGATATGGATAAAAGTTGCTTTCAGAAAGTGATTAATTAG
- a CDS encoding DUF805 domain-containing protein: MSMKDLLLSFKGRIGRKTYWIWNVFYYVAITGFASGISVLFPAYSYILLPIFLLLLVIPDLAITAKRWHDRNKSNYWLLLNVPLVLGRLASPMVATTTESVSPVHMAATVAALVCGLWILIECGLLKGTEGRNDYGDDPV; encoded by the coding sequence ATGTCGATGAAAGATTTACTGCTCTCTTTCAAAGGGAGAATTGGTCGTAAGACTTACTGGATTTGGAATGTTTTCTACTATGTAGCGATTACTGGTTTTGCTTCCGGTATTTCTGTTCTGTTCCCTGCATATTCCTATATCCTGCTACCAATCTTCCTACTGTTGCTGGTTATCCCAGATCTTGCAATTACCGCTAAACGCTGGCACGACCGCAATAAGTCGAACTACTGGTTGCTGTTGAACGTGCCACTGGTGCTTGGGCGTTTGGCTTCGCCAATGGTCGCAACGACAACAGAGTCGGTATCGCCAGTTCACATGGCAGCAACGGTTGCAGCATTAGTATGTGGTTTATGGATTTTGATTGAATGTGGATTGCTCAAGGGAACTGAAGGCCGTAATGATTACGGTGACGACCCAGTGTAA
- a CDS encoding IS110 family RNA-guided transposase produces the protein MLTKNVIAIDLAKNVLQACHINVHGELLSNKPLSRQKMKEFLVKAKPSIVAMEGCCGSHYWGRLAESFGHEVRVINPKKVKGYLEGHKTDHNDALAIANAALQIGIKYSQPKSLEQQSMQSLESSRRFLSRSVVSLGQHIRGTILSYGIANPKGEKGLKASVQTVLDGETSIPANVVSVLSMLWEQYKELKAKLIAFEKEKNALTRQIEPCQRLMDIEGVGETTAAMLYSTLGDGKQFKNGRQASAFVGLTPKQHSSGGKVFMIGIDKCGGVKELRSLLYLGAMSYVGRLPEKPKTQKDAWLKSIIERIGFKKACIALANKVVRTAWAMLRYETEYKPVLLND, from the coding sequence ATGTTGACTAAAAATGTTATCGCTATCGACTTAGCAAAAAATGTTCTACAAGCGTGCCATATCAATGTTCACGGTGAGCTACTATCGAACAAGCCTTTGAGCCGTCAAAAAATGAAAGAGTTTCTGGTTAAGGCTAAACCTTCTATCGTTGCAATGGAAGGTTGTTGCGGTAGCCACTATTGGGGACGATTAGCCGAAAGTTTTGGCCACGAAGTTAGGGTAATCAACCCTAAGAAGGTGAAAGGGTATTTGGAAGGTCATAAAACAGATCATAATGATGCACTCGCCATCGCTAATGCTGCTCTTCAAATCGGTATCAAATACAGTCAACCCAAATCTCTCGAACAGCAATCTATGCAATCTTTAGAAAGCAGTCGCCGTTTCTTATCACGCAGTGTTGTTTCATTGGGGCAGCACATTCGAGGCACCATTTTAAGCTATGGGATAGCAAACCCTAAGGGTGAAAAAGGTTTAAAAGCGTCGGTTCAAACTGTGCTCGATGGGGAAACATCAATACCAGCCAATGTCGTATCTGTCCTGTCTATGTTGTGGGAGCAATATAAGGAACTGAAGGCAAAACTCATCGCATTCGAAAAAGAGAAAAATGCTTTAACCCGCCAGATAGAGCCGTGCCAACGATTAATGGACATTGAAGGTGTTGGTGAAACAACTGCTGCGATGCTCTATTCAACTCTTGGTGATGGAAAGCAGTTCAAGAATGGAAGACAAGCTTCTGCATTTGTTGGTCTTACACCAAAGCAACACAGTTCGGGCGGTAAGGTATTTATGATTGGGATCGATAAATGCGGCGGTGTGAAGGAACTACGCTCTCTTCTTTATCTTGGTGCCATGTCCTATGTTGGACGGCTACCCGAAAAGCCAAAAACTCAGAAAGACGCTTGGCTGAAGAGTATCATTGAGCGTATTGGTTTCAAAAAAGCTTGCATAGCACTAGCTAACAAGGTGGTACGCACTGCATGGGCGATGCTTCGATATGAAACCGAATATAAACCAGTATTACTCAACGATTAA
- the ltrA gene encoding group II intron reverse transcriptase/maturase, giving the protein MRVYYSLYGHLLNKERLYKGFKKVKKAKGAAGIDEQSLSNYAENLSDNLDQLLSELKTKQYKPQPVKRVEIPKEDGGVRLLGIPTVRDRVVQQALNDILTPIFEEQFHPSSFGYRPNRSCHDAINKSTMFIRRYGLQHVVDMDLSKCFDKLDHELIIKSIRKRVTDSSVLELIKQFLKSGVMIDGSWQETELGSPQGGVISPLIANIYLDAFDQEMRKRGHRIVRYADDILIFCRSKAGSENALAQATKILEGELKLTVNQTKSHIAHSSDGVKFLGVEIGSQFTRIQTKKLKVFKSKLKRMTKRGCGKPLEQVIKDLNPVLRGFSQYFRCSGQLKLATVLEFSQYNRSDSLGVRPPLY; this is encoded by the coding sequence GTGCGAGTTTATTACAGCTTATATGGTCATCTACTCAACAAAGAGAGGCTGTATAAAGGGTTTAAAAAGGTAAAGAAAGCGAAAGGCGCGGCTGGAATAGATGAGCAGAGCCTGAGCAACTACGCCGAAAATCTGAGTGATAACCTCGATCAACTCCTCTCTGAACTTAAAACCAAGCAATACAAACCTCAGCCAGTCAAACGGGTAGAGATACCCAAAGAAGACGGAGGGGTGCGATTGCTCGGGATCCCAACAGTTAGGGATAGAGTTGTCCAACAAGCGCTCAACGATATCCTCACCCCCATCTTCGAAGAGCAATTTCACCCATCAAGTTTTGGGTATAGGCCGAATCGAAGCTGTCACGATGCAATCAACAAATCCACGATGTTCATCCGGCGTTACGGGTTACAACACGTTGTAGATATGGACTTGTCGAAGTGCTTTGACAAACTCGACCACGAGTTGATTATCAAAAGCATCAGAAAACGAGTCACAGATAGCAGTGTATTAGAGCTGATAAAACAGTTTCTAAAAAGTGGGGTGATGATAGACGGTAGTTGGCAGGAGACAGAGCTAGGAAGTCCACAAGGTGGTGTTATCAGTCCTTTGATAGCCAATATCTACCTTGATGCGTTCGATCAGGAAATGCGAAAGCGTGGCCATAGGATTGTTCGTTATGCGGATGACATACTCATCTTCTGTCGTAGCAAGGCAGGGTCAGAGAATGCCCTTGCACAAGCGACGAAGATCTTAGAAGGAGAGCTTAAACTCACAGTGAACCAGACGAAATCACATATAGCGCACAGCAGTGATGGCGTGAAGTTTTTAGGTGTAGAAATCGGGAGTCAATTTACCCGCATTCAAACTAAAAAACTGAAAGTGTTCAAAAGCAAGTTAAAGCGAATGACGAAGCGAGGGTGCGGTAAGCCACTTGAGCAAGTCATAAAAGATCTAAACCCAGTGTTAAGAGGGTTCAGCCAATACTTCAGGTGTAGTGGTCAACTAAAATTGGCCACGGTTTTAGAGTTTTCCCAATATAATCGTTCTGATTCATTGGGAGTTAGACCACCGTTATACTGA